The sequence GCACGGTTCAACCTTGCAATAGCCGGTGTCCCACAAGGGTTATCAGAGATTTATCTGATGAAGGTGGCTTTGTCTATATTGTCAGACCTTGGTATTAAGGACTATAAAGTAAAGCTCAACAGTGTTGGAGATTTTGACTCTGGTGTCAGATACCAAAGAGAGTTACACAAATATCTTTCAAAACACACTCTTTCCATGAACGCGACTTGCGCACAACTTTTTAGGGAAAATATATTTGATGCATACAATTATATAAACAAGCACCCTGACTGTGAGAGGATAAAAATGAGGATGCCGGTTACGCTCAGACATTTGTCGGATGATAGCCAAAATCATTTCCGATTTGTAGTGGAATGCCTTGAACAGTATTCAATACCCTATACCCTTTCATCAAGTCTTATAGGTCCAACCACCATATACTCTCACACTATGTTTAAGATTATCCCAGACAGGGATGATGTAGATCCTGCAGATCAAGAATTCAAAGTGTATGGGGCGCGATATGACAACCTTGCACTTGAAAAATATGGTGTAAATATTCCTATAGCAACTCTCACGATTGAAGTAAACAAAGATACATTAGGAGATCATATCCCTAAAAAGACAAGACCGCGAAAGCCACGAGTGTTTTGGCTACATGCGGGACAGGGCGCGCAGGTTAAGTCGCTGGGTATAATAGAAGAGCTCAGACAATCAAAAATTCCAGTAGCGCACAAAGTGTATATATCCAGACCTACTGTTCAACTTGAAAAGCAGAGCAATATGGAGGATTTCACGCATATCGTCATACTTGGGCAACAGGAATTGCTTGACTCCTCAGTGATTCTAAAAACCATAGAAACAAAGGAGCAGAAAACCATCCCCCTAAGCAACCTTGTGAGGATTCTGAAGAGGTTATAGGGATATGCTTGATTGTTATGGTGAGTCGTGGTAAAATTTTTGCTTAATGATAAATATTCAGATAAAAAGAAAAAATAACGAACAGACCTCAAGTATGTTGAGAAGGTTTTCTCAGCGCACGAGGGCGGCAAAGATAATACCTCGTGCAAGGAAATCCCGTTTCTCTATGCGGCTTCAATCATTGTCTGTTCGGCGTAAGGGTAAATTGAGATACATAAGAAAGAAAGATATGTTAAACAACTTATACCGTCTCGGCAAGCTTGTCCCGCGCAAAAGTAAAAAGAAATAAAAAGTGTTTGTGAACGAATCATTTTCTCTAATAAACACGACCAAGAAAAATGTTCCGCGCTTGCCAGTCGGTTTGTTTTATAGAGAATTGATGCCGAAGAAATACAAGCTGAGTATAGTGTATGTGGGAAAAGCAAAGTCACAAGAGCTGAACAAAAAATACAGAAAAATCGCAAGGCCAACAAATATACTCAGTTTTCCTCTTTCATCTGATGAGGGCGAAATCATTATATGTCTCCCAAAAGCCATTGAAGAAGCGAAAGATACGGGAAATGCGATAAGAGAATATGTGGGTTTCCTTATATTACACGGAATTTTACATTTGAAAGGTTTCAAACATGGTAGTACAATGGAGAAAATGGAAGATAAATTGATGAAAAAATATTTTAACAAAACAAAGATAAAAATATGAAAAAAGATGTAGTGGCAGCAATAGAAATAGGTTCTTCAAAGATTAAGGTTTTAATAGCCCGTGAAAATGAAAATGTAGAGCAGGAGGTTCCAGAAATTATAGGAAGGGGTATCGCGGATGCGAATGGAGTTCATAACAACAACATAACAAACGCGAGAGAAGTTGCAAAAGCCCTAAGACGGGCGATAAAACAAGCAGAGCGAGAGTCTAATGAAGAAATAGATGGCGCGTTTGTTTCTGTAGGCGGAGTTCACACTGAAGGTAGGATTTTGTGTTCAAAGATATCAATTTCACACAATGACCCTATAAATGAAGAAGATATAATGATTGCTGAAAAGGAATTGATAAAGAGGATTGAAAGCCAGTTCAAGAACGACACTGTCATATTCAAAGCACCTGTTTATTATGAGCTTGATGACAAAAAGACATACAACATGCCTATCGGTTTGGTGGGAAAAACACTACAAGTTTTTTATTTTATAGTAACCTGCTTTGACCAACACATTGAAACACTTGAAGAAGTGTGCGATCTTGCTGATATTGAGGTTGAGCACTACTTCCCCACAACTGTCGCCTCAAGTTTTGTCGCACTTAATCCAAAACAAAAACAAGCCGGCTGTATGATAATCAATATGGGCTGGAGCAGTACTTCAACAATCATATATGAAAATGATGTTCCAATTTCTTTGAAAGCTTTTCCTTTTGGTTGTGACAAGATAGTTGCCGATCTCGCTGTTGGGTTTAGGATACCAATTGAAGAAGCAGAAGAAATAATGAGAAAGGGTGCAGTGACAAGGGACATACCAAGACAAAAGACAGAGAAAATAATAGAGAAAAG is a genomic window of Candidatus Campbellbacteria bacterium containing:
- the ybeY gene encoding rRNA maturation RNase YbeY, whose translation is MNESFSLINTTKKNVPRLPVGLFYRELMPKKYKLSIVYVGKAKSQELNKKYRKIARPTNILSFPLSSDEGEIIICLPKAIEEAKDTGNAIREYVGFLILHGILHLKGFKHGSTMEKMEDKLMKKYFNKTKIKI